One part of the Sphingobacterium sp. LZ7M1 genome encodes these proteins:
- the dcd gene encoding dCTP deaminase, whose translation MILSDKRILEEIDKGMIVIEPFDRKCLGTNSYDVHLGKYLARYKDEVLDAKKHNEIEHFEIPTEGYVLQPGTLYLGVTLEYTESHGHVPFLEGKSSTGRLGIDIHATAGKGDVGFCNTWTLEISVAQPVRVYAGMPIGQLIYFVVEGDIETMYNSKGNAKYNNKTIRPVESMMWKNAF comes from the coding sequence ATGATATTATCAGATAAGAGAATTTTAGAAGAAATCGATAAGGGAATGATCGTAATTGAACCTTTCGACAGAAAATGTTTGGGAACAAATTCATACGATGTTCATTTAGGCAAATATTTAGCAAGGTACAAGGATGAGGTTCTAGATGCGAAGAAACATAATGAGATCGAACATTTTGAGATTCCAACTGAAGGCTATGTTCTCCAACCGGGAACCTTGTATTTAGGGGTGACCTTAGAATATACCGAAAGCCACGGGCATGTCCCTTTCTTGGAAGGGAAATCAAGCACAGGCCGTTTAGGGATTGATATCCACGCAACAGCAGGAAAAGGCGATGTAGGTTTTTGCAATACTTGGACTTTGGAGATTTCCGTGGCACAGCCAGTCCGAGTATATGCAGGAATGCCGATCGGGCAATTGATCTACTTCGTTGTGGAAGGTGATATCGAAACCATGTACAACAGTAAGGGAAATGCGAAATACAATAACAAAACCATTCGCCCTGTTGAGAGTATGATGTGGAAAAACGCTTTTTAA
- a CDS encoding 4'-phosphopantetheinyl transferase superfamily protein yields MALAYLKELDAHSRIALWKIEETEEELVAMLQLDESELAKLRSLAKGKRSLHWLATRVLLRYLLQTPDYISCPSDANGKPYLPDFPYEISLTHSFDYAGVMLSSAGACGIDLEIVKEKVVRIKNKFLKPEELAFIEEEQAVDQLYACWCAKEAVYKLQGNKGVSFYHNISIEPFHYTQQGVMKVILSKDDSTRTFDVFYERFNEYMLGYVVE; encoded by the coding sequence ATGGCTTTAGCATATCTCAAAGAATTGGATGCGCACAGTCGCATTGCCTTGTGGAAAATTGAAGAAACTGAAGAGGAATTGGTTGCCATGCTGCAGCTTGATGAATCTGAACTTGCAAAACTTAGAAGTCTGGCAAAGGGAAAACGAAGCTTACACTGGCTGGCAACCAGAGTTCTCCTGCGCTATCTATTGCAGACACCTGACTATATCAGTTGTCCTTCCGATGCCAATGGGAAACCCTATTTACCAGACTTTCCTTACGAAATTTCATTGACCCACTCCTTTGACTATGCAGGGGTCATGTTGAGTTCTGCTGGCGCCTGTGGAATCGACCTAGAAATTGTAAAGGAAAAAGTGGTCAGGATAAAAAACAAATTTCTGAAACCTGAAGAACTGGCTTTTATCGAAGAGGAACAAGCGGTCGATCAATTATATGCGTGCTGGTGTGCCAAGGAAGCGGTCTATAAGCTACAAGGCAATAAAGGGGTATCATTCTACCATAACATTAGCATAGAGCCCTTTCATTATACACAGCAAGGCGTCATGAAAGTGATCCTCAGCAAGGATGATTCGACGAGAACCTTTGATGTATTCTATGAAAGATTTAATGAATATATGTTAGGCTACGTCGTTGAATAG
- a CDS encoding AI-2E family transporter — translation MSNNDVFSQKERNVIILIIVVVLGGIILYATSGIFGAFLGTMVMYTLFRNLNIFLIEKWHWPKPVSSIFIIILSIFIIVLPFVGIGKMLFDKAIELQQNPQWVKKIMDAINHFVGDKLGQPDLIEKQLEASSTYLGGLLTSALSGAANVFLEITVMYFLLYFLFVNYKGFEGGLVHYLPFDDENAVTFGEELKNITYSNIIGQTIIAIIQGAFLAVGFWIFGARDPLFWGVICAILSFIPLLGPPLIFVPAAVILLADGHNWQGIGLLAWGFGLVINIDNVLRLVIAKKLGDIHPIITVVGVIIGLPLFGLIGLVYGPLLLAYFLIAVRIYKSNKRLSLKQDLLQDGQT, via the coding sequence ATGAGCAACAACGATGTTTTTTCGCAGAAGGAACGTAATGTGATCATCCTAATTATTGTCGTTGTATTAGGAGGAATTATATTATATGCTACTTCGGGAATATTTGGGGCATTTTTAGGGACCATGGTCATGTATACCCTATTTAGGAACCTAAATATCTTCCTGATCGAGAAATGGCATTGGCCTAAGCCGGTATCTTCCATTTTTATCATTATCCTTTCCATCTTTATCATCGTCTTACCTTTTGTAGGGATAGGAAAGATGCTTTTTGATAAAGCTATCGAACTGCAACAGAATCCACAGTGGGTGAAAAAGATCATGGATGCCATCAACCATTTTGTGGGAGATAAGCTCGGACAGCCTGATCTGATTGAAAAGCAACTGGAAGCAAGTTCAACCTATTTAGGAGGACTGCTGACTTCTGCCTTGAGTGGTGCGGCTAATGTATTCCTGGAGATCACGGTGATGTATTTCCTGCTGTATTTCCTGTTTGTCAATTATAAGGGCTTTGAGGGCGGATTGGTTCATTATCTTCCTTTTGATGATGAAAATGCGGTCACTTTTGGGGAGGAATTGAAAAACATTACCTACTCGAACATTATCGGGCAAACGATCATTGCCATCATACAGGGGGCATTTTTGGCAGTAGGATTTTGGATATTCGGAGCAAGGGATCCCTTATTTTGGGGCGTAATATGTGCCATCCTCTCTTTTATTCCACTTTTGGGACCTCCGTTGATATTTGTGCCTGCGGCAGTCATTTTATTGGCCGATGGACATAATTGGCAGGGGATAGGATTACTGGCTTGGGGATTCGGATTAGTGATCAATATCGATAATGTACTACGATTGGTGATCGCCAAGAAACTAGGGGATATCCATCCGATCATTACCGTTGTCGGTGTGATTATCGGGTTGCCTTTATTTGGATTGATCGGCTTGGTTTACGGACCATTGTTGTTGGCCTATTTCTTAATTGCCGTTAGGATCTATAAATCAAATAAAAGGCTCTCCTTGAAACAGGATTTATTGCAGGATGGTCAGACATAG
- a CDS encoding enoyl-CoA hydratase/isomerase family protein translates to MSYQNITLEIKNKTALITINRESKLNALNRDTIAELKDAVSQAEADESVRGLILTGAGQKAFVAGADIQEFLGKSKEEAQAMSQFGHELMNKIANLSKPVIAAINGFALGGGLELALCCHIRIAAASAKMGLPEVSLGLIPGYGGTQRLTDLVGKGKALEMILTGDMIDAQDAYQWGLVNKVVELYELEETAQNILDKIYSRSKSAVAVAIQTVNSALDKQQDGYKVEIDNFGICFGSEDFKEGVNAFLEKRKPNF, encoded by the coding sequence ATGAGCTATCAAAATATTACCCTCGAAATCAAGAACAAGACAGCATTAATTACCATTAATCGCGAAAGCAAATTAAATGCTTTGAATCGAGATACGATTGCTGAATTAAAGGATGCAGTGAGTCAGGCTGAAGCTGATGAATCCGTTAGAGGGCTGATCTTAACTGGCGCTGGACAAAAGGCCTTTGTTGCTGGAGCGGATATTCAGGAGTTTCTGGGAAAAAGCAAAGAGGAAGCACAGGCTATGTCGCAATTTGGGCATGAGCTGATGAATAAAATAGCGAATCTGTCAAAGCCAGTTATTGCTGCAATCAATGGTTTTGCATTGGGTGGAGGATTGGAATTGGCATTATGCTGCCACATTCGGATCGCTGCGGCTTCTGCAAAAATGGGACTTCCCGAAGTTTCTTTGGGGTTGATTCCTGGTTATGGAGGTACCCAGCGCCTAACTGACCTAGTTGGAAAGGGAAAGGCTTTAGAAATGATCCTAACTGGTGATATGATAGATGCCCAAGATGCCTATCAATGGGGATTGGTTAATAAAGTTGTAGAACTATATGAGTTGGAAGAAACTGCTCAAAACATCTTGGATAAGATATATTCCCGCTCGAAATCAGCGGTCGCTGTTGCTATTCAAACTGTGAACAGTGCTTTGGATAAGCAGCAGGATGGCTATAAAGTTGAAATCGATAATTTTGGAATATGCTTCGGTTCCGAAGACTTTAAGGAAGGCGTGAATGCTTTTTTAGAGAAGAGAAAGCCGAATTTTTAA